From a single Podarcis raffonei isolate rPodRaf1 chromosome 10, rPodRaf1.pri, whole genome shotgun sequence genomic region:
- the RAP1B gene encoding ras-related protein Rap-1b isoform X2 has product MQVEVDAQQCMLEILDTAGTEQFTAMRDLYMKNGQGFALVYSITAQSTFNDLQDLREQILRVKDTDDVPMILVGNKCDLEDERVVGKEQGQNLARQWNNCAFLESSAKSKINVNEIFYDLVRQINRKTPVPGKARKKSSCQLL; this is encoded by the exons ATG CAAGTTGAAGTAGATGCACAACAATGTATGCTTGAAATCTTAGACACAGCAGGAACG GAACAGTTTACAGCCATGAGAGACCTCTACATGAAAAATGGTCAAGGGTTTGCTTTAGTATATTCCATCACAGCACAGTCCACATTTAATGATTTGCAGGATCTAAGAGAACAGATTCTTCGAGTCAAAGACACTGATGAT GTACCAATGATTCTGGTTGGCAACAAGTGCGATTTGGAAGATGAAAGAGTTGTGGGAAAGGAACAAGGACAGAATTTAGCAAGGCAATGGAATAACTGTGCATTCTTAGAGTCTTCTGCAAAATCAAAAATAAATGTTAATGag ATCTTCTACGACCTTGTGCGACAAATTAACAGAAAAACTCCAGTACCTGGGAAAGCACGCAAAAAGTCATCTTGTCAGCTACTTTAA